Proteins from one Humidesulfovibrio mexicanus genomic window:
- a CDS encoding complex I subunit 4 family protein: MDFGYPVLTSLIVFPLVAAAGLFLIKSPQVARAYTLGASILELILGLPLLSFQFNADFQFVEKAHWVPQWGLEYALGVDGISYLMVLLTLAILPLCVMCSWTYISKRVKEFHFCLLFMTSACVGVFAALDFVLFYVFWEAMLIPMYLLIAVWGGDQRRYASLKFFLFTLAGSTLLLAAIVAFRITGGTFSIPELMQVNFSFRFQYWAFLAMALAFAIKVPMFPFHTWLPAAHVQAPSAGSVILAAVLLKMGTYGFLRFCLPLTPEASVYFAPLMIAVSIASILYGGAIALGQSDVKKLVAYSSVAHMGFVTLGIFLFNLRGVEGALFQMLNHGIITGALFMMIGAVYERSHSRAIADNMGLGKYLPAFMGFWGLYALASFGFPGTNGFVGEMLVFVAAFQESYYIGALLVPGALLGAAYMFRVSLKMAWGRPGTAKGWRDLNSREWTYLLIPAVFVLYIGLAPKVFFNIIDPSVEKLVGDLKARTSATQTAQAQPAPAAVVAAAVETPAEPVNN, translated from the coding sequence TTGGACTTCGGATACCCGGTTTTAACAAGTCTGATCGTGTTCCCGCTTGTGGCCGCGGCAGGGCTGTTCCTCATCAAGAGCCCGCAGGTGGCGCGCGCCTATACCCTCGGCGCGAGCATCCTGGAGCTCATATTGGGGCTGCCACTGCTTTCCTTCCAGTTCAACGCCGACTTCCAGTTCGTGGAAAAGGCGCACTGGGTGCCGCAATGGGGATTGGAATACGCCCTCGGCGTGGACGGCATCAGCTACCTCATGGTGCTGCTGACCCTGGCCATACTGCCGCTGTGCGTCATGTGCTCCTGGACCTACATCTCCAAACGCGTGAAGGAGTTCCACTTCTGCCTGTTGTTCATGACCAGCGCATGCGTTGGCGTGTTCGCGGCCCTGGACTTCGTGCTCTTCTACGTGTTCTGGGAGGCCATGCTCATCCCCATGTACCTGCTCATCGCGGTCTGGGGCGGCGACCAGCGCCGGTACGCATCGCTCAAGTTCTTCCTGTTCACGCTGGCGGGCAGCACGCTTTTGCTGGCCGCCATCGTGGCCTTCCGCATCACCGGGGGCACCTTCTCCATCCCCGAGCTGATGCAGGTGAACTTCAGCTTCCGCTTCCAGTACTGGGCGTTTTTGGCCATGGCGCTGGCGTTCGCCATCAAGGTGCCCATGTTCCCCTTCCATACCTGGCTGCCTGCCGCGCACGTGCAGGCGCCCAGCGCGGGCTCGGTGATCCTGGCCGCGGTGCTGCTCAAGATGGGCACGTACGGCTTCCTGCGCTTCTGCCTGCCGCTGACGCCCGAGGCCAGCGTGTACTTCGCCCCGCTGATGATCGCCGTGTCCATCGCCAGCATCCTCTACGGCGGGGCCATCGCGCTCGGCCAGTCGGACGTCAAGAAGCTGGTGGCCTACTCCTCGGTGGCGCACATGGGCTTCGTGACGCTGGGCATCTTCCTGTTCAACCTGCGCGGCGTCGAGGGCGCGCTCTTCCAGATGCTCAACCACGGCATCATCACCGGCGCGCTGTTCATGATGATCGGCGCGGTGTACGAACGCAGCCACAGCCGGGCCATTGCCGACAACATGGGCCTGGGCAAGTATCTGCCGGCCTTCATGGGCTTCTGGGGCCTGTACGCCCTGGCCAGCTTCGGCTTCCCCGGCACCAACGGCTTCGTGGGCGAAATGCTCGTCTTTGTGGCGGCCTTCCAGGAGAGCTACTACATCGGCGCGTTGCTGGTTCCCGGCGCGCTTCTGGGCGCGGCCTACATGTTCCGGGTGAGCCTTAAAATGGCCTGGGGGCGGCCCGGAACCGCCAAGGGCTGGCGCGACCTGAACAGCCGCGAGTGGACCTACCTGCTCATCCCGGCCGTGTTCGTGCTCTACATAGGCCTTGCGCCCAAGGTCTTCTTCAACATCATCGATCCCAGCGTGGAGAAGTTGGTGGGCGACCTCAAGGCGCGCACCAGCGCCACACAAACGGCCCAGGCGCAGCCCGCGCCCGCGGCGGTGGTTGCCGCAGCCGTGGAAACCCCCGCCGAACCGGTCAACAACTAG
- a CDS encoding NADH-quinone oxidoreductase subunit N, producing MEFNPILIVPELYQLLLIVALFCQSLGDGSDTPPAERWLPFFAGFGVFVSIVSWGAEGLIFGGAYKLDALSQFFKVAIAAGFYVAVLNAARQPSLEERKRPDYFMFLGISAWGLMILSSAVELITIYIALEISSYSLYAVIPLRNSGGVGHKGAAEAGIKYILFGAVATAIALYGFSYILASQHTSYIDQLAQRSWHWSGQPMAVVGLSLFLGGMFYKLALFPFHFWCPDVYQGSSNETAGFVATLPKLGAVVVLIRLAALLKPGLEITTLLAVLGALSMTYGNLCALAQRDLKRLLGFSSVAHAGYMMVGLVSGTAMGLSATAFYALAYVAMNLLCFWVVSRVASDGRNLTLDDLNGLYKRAPGLAFALGVGAFALVGLPPTMGFMGKFFLITSAWDHGYNWLVITLVLNSAIAIYYYLSLVRHAYTHDAGDDAPVPDNSPFSVCGAGILAAVVLVFGLVPGGLFDFAIRAGKQLLP from the coding sequence GTGGAGTTCAATCCCATCCTGATTGTCCCGGAGCTGTATCAGCTGCTGCTCATCGTGGCCCTGTTCTGCCAGAGCCTGGGGGACGGGTCCGATACCCCGCCCGCAGAGCGCTGGCTGCCGTTCTTCGCCGGGTTTGGCGTGTTTGTGAGCATCGTGTCTTGGGGAGCCGAGGGGCTCATCTTCGGCGGGGCCTACAAGCTCGACGCGCTGTCCCAGTTCTTCAAGGTGGCCATTGCGGCGGGCTTTTATGTCGCCGTGCTGAACGCCGCCCGCCAGCCCAGCCTTGAGGAACGCAAGCGTCCGGACTACTTCATGTTCCTTGGCATCTCGGCCTGGGGCTTGATGATCTTGTCCTCGGCGGTGGAGCTCATCACCATTTACATCGCCCTGGAGATCAGTTCCTACAGCCTGTACGCCGTCATCCCGTTGCGCAACAGCGGCGGCGTGGGCCACAAGGGCGCGGCCGAGGCCGGCATCAAGTACATCCTGTTCGGCGCGGTGGCCACGGCCATCGCCCTGTATGGCTTCTCCTACATCCTGGCCAGCCAGCACACCAGCTACATCGACCAGCTGGCCCAGCGCTCGTGGCACTGGTCCGGGCAGCCCATGGCCGTGGTGGGGCTCTCGCTCTTTTTGGGCGGCATGTTCTACAAGCTGGCGCTGTTCCCGTTCCACTTCTGGTGTCCGGACGTGTACCAGGGCTCCAGCAACGAGACCGCGGGCTTCGTGGCCACCCTGCCCAAGCTGGGCGCGGTGGTGGTGCTCATCCGCCTGGCCGCGCTCTTGAAGCCCGGCCTGGAGATCACCACCTTGCTGGCCGTGCTGGGCGCGCTGTCCATGACCTACGGCAACCTTTGCGCGCTTGCGCAGCGGGATCTGAAGCGTCTGCTCGGCTTCTCCTCCGTGGCCCACGCGGGGTACATGATGGTCGGGCTTGTTTCCGGAACGGCCATGGGCCTTTCGGCGACGGCGTTTTACGCCCTGGCCTATGTGGCCATGAACCTGCTCTGCTTCTGGGTCGTGTCCCGCGTGGCTTCCGATGGCCGCAACCTGACTCTTGACGACCTGAACGGTTTGTACAAGCGCGCCCCCGGGCTGGCCTTCGCCTTGGGCGTGGGCGCCTTCGCCCTGGTGGGCCTGCCGCCGACCATGGGCTTCATGGGCAAGTTCTTCCTCATCACCTCCGCCTGGGACCACGGCTACAACTGGCTGGTCATCACCCTTGTGCTGAACAGCGCCATCGCCATCTACTACTACTTGAGCCTGGTGCGTCACGCCTACACCCACGATGCTGGCGACGATGCGCCTGTTCCCGACAACAGCCCCTTCAGCGTCTGCGGGGCGGGCATCCTGGCCGCCGTGGTGCTGGTCTTCGGCCTGGTTCCCGGCGGGCTCTTCGACTTCGCCATCCGCGCGGGCAAGCAACTGTTGCCGTAG